In Microbulbifer salipaludis, a genomic segment contains:
- a CDS encoding type I secretion system permease/ATPase: MKETPHSQEQAGASSQANAQMSGGGIEYAPWRTAIVAVAKHYRLEFSEENVRIASHWGSAEPVENVVRSMARQAGLVAKFCDFEAGMLSPWRLPLVIQLRDGQLGVIEASDGKGELSVAFSGDQGAISQLKADALVAQISAVVILRPANNVADARVDDYVKPQEKHWFRSIILRDLKPYGHVMIATTVANVLALAGILFSKQVYDRVIPAESTPTLYVLFSGVMIAVIFDFIMRVNRVRVTDLLGKRADIRVSDLVYGHAVRLRNSARPKSTGAFISQIRELERVREMVTSTTILALADMPFFFLFLFFMWYIAGPLALVPLAALAALIIPGLLAQRKLARLAGESIRESSLRNAMLVETVQGMEDIKALQAEQRFQQQWNHYNAVTAESNLRLRGLIGRLVTWTHNVQSSVFALIVLFGAPMVMAGDMTTGSLVAASILGSRMMAPMSQITQVLSRWQQAKYALKGLDQIMHLPVDHPEGSRRVHLPSIRGNYQLRQAAFKYSAGDDGVPALQVDSLRIKAGEKIAILGRNGAGKSTLLQALSGFMEASAGEITLDGVSLAHIDPADIRRDIGLLTQNANLFHGTLRENVTLGAPGATDREILAALDMSGALEFVRKLPKGMEHLVLEGGLGLSGGQRQSLLLARLFIRNPHIVLLDEPTASLDDLTEKRFIAKLQRWAEGRTLIFATHRSSTLQLADRVLVVENGRLILDEPKAIALQKLAQANARDTTASTNEGEASASTDARRRRKDEQVS, translated from the coding sequence ATGAAGGAAACGCCACATTCGCAGGAACAGGCAGGGGCATCCTCGCAGGCAAACGCGCAGATGTCAGGTGGAGGTATAGAGTACGCACCCTGGCGCACCGCGATTGTGGCGGTGGCGAAGCACTACCGGCTGGAGTTCTCCGAAGAAAATGTCCGCATCGCTTCCCATTGGGGTAGCGCGGAACCGGTCGAAAATGTGGTGCGCAGTATGGCGCGGCAAGCTGGCCTGGTGGCGAAATTTTGTGACTTTGAGGCAGGTATGCTGAGTCCATGGCGACTGCCCCTGGTCATTCAATTGCGCGATGGTCAATTGGGTGTCATCGAAGCGTCGGATGGTAAAGGAGAACTTTCCGTTGCGTTTAGCGGAGACCAGGGGGCGATATCCCAACTGAAAGCGGATGCGCTGGTCGCCCAGATCTCAGCGGTCGTTATTCTGCGACCGGCGAATAATGTTGCGGACGCGCGTGTGGACGACTACGTCAAGCCGCAGGAAAAACACTGGTTCCGCTCCATTATTCTGCGGGATCTCAAGCCCTACGGTCATGTCATGATCGCCACTACCGTGGCGAATGTGCTTGCACTTGCCGGTATTCTGTTCTCCAAACAGGTGTACGACCGGGTCATCCCCGCGGAATCTACTCCCACCCTGTATGTATTGTTTAGCGGGGTGATGATTGCGGTGATTTTTGACTTCATCATGCGCGTCAATCGAGTCCGGGTGACCGATCTGCTGGGTAAGCGCGCCGATATTCGTGTATCCGATCTGGTTTATGGGCACGCGGTTCGCCTGCGCAATAGTGCCAGACCGAAGTCCACCGGTGCCTTTATTTCCCAAATCCGGGAACTGGAGCGCGTGCGGGAAATGGTCACGTCCACCACCATTCTTGCTCTGGCGGATATGCCGTTCTTTTTTCTGTTTCTCTTTTTCATGTGGTACATCGCCGGCCCGCTGGCGCTGGTGCCGCTCGCAGCGCTTGCTGCACTGATTATTCCCGGCCTGCTTGCCCAGCGAAAACTAGCTCGGCTGGCTGGCGAATCCATTCGTGAATCCTCCCTGCGCAATGCCATGTTGGTGGAAACTGTACAGGGTATGGAAGACATCAAGGCGTTGCAGGCGGAGCAGCGCTTTCAGCAACAATGGAATCATTACAATGCGGTCACCGCAGAATCCAATCTGCGTTTGCGCGGATTGATCGGTCGCCTGGTGACCTGGACCCACAATGTGCAATCCTCGGTGTTCGCGCTGATTGTGCTGTTTGGTGCGCCGATGGTGATGGCCGGGGATATGACCACTGGCTCACTGGTGGCGGCCTCCATTCTCGGGTCCAGAATGATGGCGCCCATGTCGCAGATCACGCAGGTGCTCAGCCGATGGCAGCAGGCAAAATATGCGCTCAAGGGGCTTGATCAGATCATGCACCTGCCAGTGGATCATCCGGAGGGCAGTCGCCGGGTGCATTTGCCTTCCATTCGCGGCAACTACCAGTTGCGACAGGCGGCGTTCAAATATTCTGCCGGGGACGATGGTGTACCGGCGTTGCAAGTGGATTCCCTGCGGATCAAGGCCGGGGAAAAAATTGCCATTCTTGGGCGCAACGGTGCAGGCAAGTCAACCTTGCTACAGGCACTTTCGGGCTTTATGGAGGCGAGTGCCGGGGAAATTACCCTCGATGGCGTCAGCCTGGCGCATATCGACCCGGCAGATATCCGACGGGACATCGGGTTGCTCACCCAGAATGCCAACCTGTTTCACGGCACCCTGCGGGAAAATGTGACACTGGGCGCGCCCGGGGCGACGGACCGGGAAATTCTTGCAGCGCTGGATATGTCCGGGGCGCTGGAATTTGTCCGCAAACTGCCAAAAGGGATGGAACACCTTGTTCTGGAGGGCGGTCTGGGTTTGTCCGGTGGCCAGCGTCAGTCACTGCTTCTGGCGCGGCTGTTTATCCGCAATCCACATATCGTGCTGTTGGATGAACCCACCGCGTCCCTCGACGACCTCACCGAAAAGCGTTTTATCGCGAAGCTGCAACGCTGGGCCGAGGGACGGACCTTGATTTTTGCCACCCATCGCAGCAGTACCCTGCAATTGGCCGATCGCGTTCTGGTGGTGGAAAACGGCCGCTTGATTCTGGACGAACCCAAAGCCATCGCCCTGCAAAAACTGGCTCAGGCCAATGCACGAGACACAACGGCCTCGACCAATGAGGGCGAAGCATCGGCATCCACGGATGCGCGCAGGCGCCGTAAAGACGAGCAGGTGAGCTGA